The following are encoded together in the Candidatus Methylomirabilota bacterium genome:
- a CDS encoding STAS domain-containing protein: SRATHEEIETTLDSLCRDHPVSVLCVYDRNGNRAGAGIEHLDLAVARHPDRLEEQRLALHRTADTLDVDGEIDMSNLDVFATALRALTDTPSPTVRIDLNAVTFLAAAAARTLIRDTAPYRDRRLDVEIHATPHITRVLQLLDIHRLPQLHLSCRGVRANTM; the protein is encoded by the coding sequence TCCCGGGCAACCCACGAAGAGATCGAGACGACCCTGGACAGCCTGTGCCGCGATCACCCGGTATCGGTGCTGTGCGTCTACGACCGAAACGGCAACCGCGCCGGCGCGGGCATCGAGCACCTCGACCTGGCCGTCGCCCGCCACCCCGACCGGCTCGAGGAACAACGCCTCGCGCTCCACCGCACCGCGGACACCCTGGACGTCGACGGCGAGATCGACATGTCCAACCTCGACGTCTTCGCCACCGCGCTGCGCGCGCTCACCGACACCCCATCGCCCACCGTGCGCATCGACCTGAATGCCGTGACGTTCCTCGCCGCCGCCGCGGCCCGCACCCTCATCCGCGACACCGCCCCCTACCGCGACCGCAGATTGGACGTCGAGATCCACGCCACCCCGCATATCACGCGCGTCCTTCAGCTGCTCGACATCCACCGACTCCCCCAACTTCACCTCAGCTGCCGAGGGGTGCGCGCGAATACGATGTGA